From the Candidatus Cloacimonas sp. genome, the window ATAACTTTGTTTAAAGCATCTTGAATAAGGAGTTCGGTTTCGGTATCTATATTGGAGGTTGCCTCATCCAGAATAAAAATGGAAGGATTATAAGCCAGCACTCTGGCAAAGGCAATAAGTTGCCTCTGTCCTGTAGAAAGAGTAGCTCCTCGTTCCATAACCTGTTCGTTATAACCTTGAGGTAGTTTTTGGATGAATTTATCGGCATTAACATATTTTGCCATCCGAATTATTTCTTCATCGGTAAGGTCTTTTTTATTGAGAGCGATATTATCTTTTATGTTTCCCGAAAAGAGAAAAACATCCTGTTGCACGATTCCTACATTCCTGCGTAAGTCAGCTATAGAATAACTATGAATATCTTTACCGTCTAAAAGAATTCTGCCTTTCTGATAGGGATACATTCCCAAAATAAGATTTACGATAGATGTTTTACCGCTACCTGTATGACCAACGAGGGCAATTTTTTCTCCGGGAGCAACTTTAAAGCTAATATCTTTCAGAATCCAATCTTCTTCATTATAGGCAAGCCACACATTTTGGAATTCAATTTCACCTTGCAGTTTAATGTTTTTATGCTTTTCCTCTCTGTAATCATCAGGGGTAAGTGCCATCAAATTAAATATTCTTTCTGCACTTGCCATGGCACCTTGAAGGATGTTGAATTTTTCTGAAAAGTCATTGATGGGCTCAAATAATTTATTAATATATTGGGTAAAAGCCATCAGCAATCCGATGGTAATTACATTTTGAAGAATCTGACCCCCACCATACCAAATAATTAAAGCCACAGCTATCTGAGAAGAAACATGGATAATAGGACGGAAAAAGGCAAATAACCTAATCTGCCGGATAGAGGCAAGATAATATTTTTGATTGATGGAGGCAAATTCCTGCCGCTTATGAAAGTATTGATTGAAGAGACGGATGATTTTCTGTCCTTCAATGTGTTCAGCCAAAGTTGCGTTTAGAACTGCAAGATGCTTACGCACTTCCCGATAGATAACTCTGGTTTTTTTTCTGAAAATAACAATTACCCAAATTACCAATGGCAAAATGCTGAAACTGACTAATGCCAGACGCCAGTTCAAAGCTAACATCAAAACTACAATCGTAATTATTAATATAACATCTTGAATGAGAGTTATGACTCCTGAAGCCAGCATTTCATCAATAGCACTAATATCGTTAGTAACGCGGGTAACTAAACGTCCTACCGGATTGGTATCAAAGAACTTCGTCGGCATTTTTTGCAGATGGGCAAAAACATCATGGCGTAAATCAGCCATCGCCTTTTGGGAAAAATAGGAAGTGCTTACAATTTGAAAATAACTGGCAACAAAGCGCATAGCTATAATAGCTAAAAAGATTAGTGCTAAGATTAATAACTTATGCACTGCTTCATTGCGAATATTCAAGCGTTCTATTTTGGGAAGCTTATTCAGTTCTATTTTGGGAAGGGCAATTGTTTCCGAATCTATTCTAAACCATCCGGAAAGATTTGCGCTATCAGGATTTAGATTTTCCGGCAGATACTTCTTTAGAATTTGAACATTCTTTTCATTTGCGCCTCCCAGAAAAACCGTTTCATTTTTTAGAATCCCCTTTGCCTTCAATGCCATCAGATCGGTGCCGTTTATTTTGTTCCGGTCTTTGGAATTGATTACGATAAAGGACTTATTACCGTATTGATATTCTTTAAATCCCAGTTTTTGATAGCGGTTTATAAACTCGCGGTATTCTTTGTCTCCGGAAAAAACAGCAATGGACTTGTCGGATACGATATAATCATCAATCGCCGATCGCTGAATTAAGGGAATTATCACTTCCGCTCCGGAAATCAGCATCAAGAACAGAAACGAAATAATTACCCATTTGAGGTAGGGTTTCAAGTAACGAATCATATTGCCGAAAAGCCGTTTGTCATATATTTTGGTTTTCAGCTCATCTTCATAATAGGTACCTCTTCCTGCAGTTCCGCTACCTCCACCACCGTGCATTATTCTTCTTCTCCTTCCAACCGGGCTCTAATTCTTTGCTTTTCATAGAGGTCTTTGTAAAGCCCGCCTTTAGCTAAAAGAGTTTGATGAGTTCCCTGTTCATAAATGATTCCTTCATTGATAACGATTATCAAATCGGAATGCTGCAGGGAAGAAATACGATGGGCAATAATCAGAGTCGTTTTCCCTTTTCTAATTTCAATTAACCGTTCCAGAATTTTACGCTCAGTTTTGGTATCTACAGCGGAAAGGGCATCATCCAGAATCAGGATTTGAGGATTGGTAAGCAAAGCCCTGGCAATTGCTACCCGCTGTTTTTGACCTCCGGATAAAGTTACACCTCTTTCACCTACAATGGTCTCAAATTTGTGTTCAAATTCCATTATTTCATCATAGACCTGTGCTGTCTTAGCTGCCTCAAAGACCTCTTCATCCGAAGCATCAGGTTTTCCCAAACGAATGTTATCAGCAATGGATTCAGAAAACAGAAAAATATCCTGCGGAACTAAAACAATATCTCTTCGCAAAACATTCAACGGAATAGTATAGAGTTCATAATCATCTATATATATACTGTTCCGGGGAGGGTTATAAATCCTGACCAAAAGTTCAATTAAAGTCGTTTTCCCGCAGCCGGTAGGACCAACGATTGCCAGTGTTTTTCCAGCTTCAATGCCTGCCGTAATATTGTTAAAAACTAAAGGTAGATGTTCTGCATATCTGAAAGATAAATTCTGGAACAGGATTTTACCTTCCAAAAGCATAATCTTCTCATCCGCCAATTTATCATCAATTTCCGGTTTAACTTCAAATATATCGTTCAACCGTTTTAAGGAAGCAGTTCCTCTTTGATACATATTCACAATTTGACCAATGGCAATCATAGGCCAAACAAGCATTCCGAGATATTGGAAGAAAGCTATAAAACCGCCTACGCTGATATCTCCTCTAATTGCAGATTTGCCTCCAAAATAGATAGTAATTATCATACTGATGCTTACTATAAAACCCATAAAGGGATGAAATACGCCTGCAATTTTAGCCAGGGACATATTTTGATGGACAAAATTCTGCGAGACCTCGTCTATTTTATCCAGCTCTGTTTTTTCCTGACAGAATGCTTTCACTATTCTGATGCCGGATATGGTTTCCTGAACTCTTCCGCTTAAAGTAGCAAAACTTTCCTGAACTGCTTTGAAGCGAATATGCACTTTCTTGCCAAAATACATCACGGTTAACGAAATAATCGGCATAGGAAGGACTGCTAATAATGTCAACTTGGGATTTATAGAAACCATAAAAGCAAAAGAAGCAATGGTCATTAAAACAATATCCATTGCCGAGATTAAACCCATTCCAAACAGCATCCGCACCGCATTTAAATCATTTGTGGCATAAGCCATCAAGTCACCTGTTTTGCTTTTATTAAAGAAATTCTGGGATAACCTGAGTAAATGATCGTAAAAATCCTGGCGTAAACTCTTTTCAATGCTATAGGAATTGCCTATTATTAAAATTCTCCAGAAAAACCTTAAAACCATCACCGCTATTGCAAAGGCAAAAATAATTAAAGCAATCCAAAGCAGACCCCGTTGGTCTATAGTCCTTTCCTGAATATGATCTATTGCATATTGCATTACTTTCGGAACCGCAAGCTGCACCAGATCCACCAGAATTAACATTATCATTCCACCCAAAATTCGGGTGTAGCTCTTCTTCAAATAAGGAAGAACAGCATCAAAAGTTCGCATTTTACTTCCATTATAAAATTTAGTTCAGGAAAACAGTTAGACCTTACTTTTTGCTTATACCCAAAAAGCGCAAAGTCCATTGTCAAGCTTTCAAAGCTGCTATCAACCTTTCTATCGCATTGCTGCTTTCAGGTCTATGATAGCTTTTGTAGGACAAACAGTAGCACAGGTTCCGCAATCGGTACATTTACTGTAATCAATTCGGGCAATATTATTCTCTACTGTAATTGCCTGAGCCGGACACTTTTTAGCACACAACCCGCAACCAATGCAGGGCTTATCGGCTCCGCAATTTTGTTTGGGTAAAGGATTTTTATCCTTAGAACTGCAGGCAATAAACACATTCTTGCTTTCCGGAATAAGCATTATCAATTTCCGCGGGCAGGCAGTTACACAGGCACCGCAACCGGTACATTTTTCTCTATCAATAATCCGCAATCCGTTTTCATCAACGCTGAGAGCATCAAATTTACAGGCAGCTACACAATCATTAAAACCAACACAACCCCAGGAGCAAAGATTTGGTCCGTCAGCAATATTTACAGCTGAAAGGCAGCTTTCAATACCCTGATAGGCATACTTCCATTTAGTGTTGTTTTTCCCACCACTACTGCAATGGATAAAGGCAATTTTTCGTTCTTGGGCAGTTGCTTTTTTGCCCATAATGTTAGCGATTTTTTCTACTACTTCAGCGCCCCCGGGAGCGCATAAATTCAATTCTTTTCCTTCATTAACAATAGCAGTAGCATATCCTGAACATCCGGGTTGACCACAAGCACCGCAATTAGCTCCAGGCAGAACTTCCGTAATTTGCTCAATGCGTTCATCTACAGTAACGGGAAAGACCTTGGAAGCAAAAGCAAGAATAAGCCCGAAAATCAAACCCAGCGAACCCATTATAACAACCGGAAGCACTATGGCAGATGTTCCGGCTGCAGCCAAAGGCACAACAATTAGATTAAGCATATATTACCTTTCCTTTAAAACTTCATTCCCATAAAACCGTAAAAAGCCAAAGCCATTGTTCCGGCAAGAATTAAACCGCTTGGCATTCCCCGCATACTTTTGGGCATTTCTATCATTTCCAGTCGTTCTCTAATTCCCGCCATTGCCAAAAGCACAAAAGTAAAACCAACCCCGGAAAGAAAACCGTTTAACACAGCCCAGATAAAATTATATCGCGTTCCATCCGCCAAGGGAGTAATATTCAGAATTGCCACGCCTAAAACAGCGCAGTTAGTTGTAATTAAAGGAAGATAAACGCCCAGGGATTTATACAGGGCAGGAGAATTCTTCTTAATAAACATTTCTACAAACTGCACCAAAGCAGCAATCGTTAAAATGAAAGCCAGGGTCTGCAGATATTCCAGTTTATAGGGAACCAGCAAATACTGATATATCAAATAGCAGAAAGCAGAAGCCAGGGTCATTACAAAGATAACAGCCATCCCCATACCGAAAGCGGAATCCATTTTTTTGGATACCCCAAGATAGGGACATAACCCTAAGAAACGGGAAAGCACAAAGTTCTGAATGAGAATGGCAGAAATCGCCATCGTAAAAAGTTGTCCGAGGAATCCCATTATTTCTTCTCCTTCAGCATATTCATCAATGCCATCAAAAGTCCTAAGGTAATAAAGGCACCGGGAGCCAGCAAAGTAATCAGCATTGGATCATAGGTCTGGGGCATAACTCTTATATTCAACCAGGTGCCGTTACCTAAAATTTCACGGATTGTAGCCACTACGGACAGGGAAAGGGTAAAACCAAGCCCCATTCCAATACCGTCGGCAATAGAATTGATTACATTATTTTTATTCGCATAAGCTTCCGCTCTGCCCATTATGATGCAATTCACTACAATTAAAGGAATAAACAGACCTAAGGATTTATGCAAAGCCGGTAAATAAGCAGCCATACTCATATCCACTATGGAAACGAAAGCAGCTATTACAATTACATATACCGGAATACGAATTTTATCGGGAGTTATGTTCTTAATCAGCGAAATAAAGATATTGGAACAAATCAGCACAAAAGTTGCCGCCAAACCCATTCCAATAGCATTATTTACAGATGTGGAAGTTGCCAGCGTAGGACACATCCCCAAAACAATCACGAAGGTAGGATTTTCCTTGATGATGCCTTTGGTTAATTCTTTCATAAAGCTCATTTGTTCACCTCTTCTTCTGCCTGTGTTTTTTCAGTAAGAGCTGTCCGGGCTAAGACCTGTTTTTTTAGTGTTTCAATTGATACCTTCAAAGAATTTGTTACGGCACGGGTAGTGATAGTAGCACCGGTTATGGCTTTAATGCAATTGGGAGGAACGCCACCGTCTTTATCTACAATTAATTGTTCACTTGTTTTACCTTTAAACTGGTCGGTAAATTTGGGCTGCGTGGAATTTGTTCCCAAGCCGGGTGTTTCCGTTTGCTCAATCACTTTAATCGCAATTATCTGAAAGTCCTTATTTAAGGCAGCCATAGTTTTTACTGTCCCGTTATAGCCATTTTTTTGGGCTGTAAAAACATAGCCCTTCACTTCGCCTGTTTTATTGTCTTTGGCAATATAGTAAGTAATTTCTCCGTTCACTTCCTCAAAATCAGAATCAGGAATTAGTTCCCGGCGGGTTGCTTCCGCCTCTAAGGTTTTAATTTTCTGAATTTGAGGACTGGTTAATGTATTTACATAAGCCAAGAGTGCAGTTGCCACAACGCAGAAGGCAAGCAATATTAAGCCAAGCTGTAAATATATTTTCATTTTTTTACCCTCCCAAATGCTTTGGGCATAGTAAATTTATCAATTAGAGGGGTTAACACATTCATAAACAGAATACCGTAGCTTACGCCTTCAGGATAGCCACCATACAAACGAATTACTACTGTTAAAATTCCGCAGCCGATAGCAAAAATTATTCTCCCGCTTTTGGTTATCGGGGTTGTTGTATAATCCGTCGCCATAAAAAATGCGCCTAACATCAAGCCGCCGGAAAAAATATGGAAGAATGGCAACATAGGACTAAAACCTGAACCTTTCAGAGGAGCCAAAAAGAAAGAGAGCACAAAAACTGTTCCAATATAGAAAAGGGGAATTCGCCATTCAATTATGTTTTTATAAAGCAAATAGGCAGCGCCTAAAAGTAACGCAAAAACACTAACTTCACCAATGCAACCACCGATATTTCCCCAGAAAAGATTTTTTAAGGTAGATAAATCGGTTAAGTTTGTAAATATCCGATTAGCCAAATCAACACCTTGACCCGTATTGGCACTTAGCGAAGAGACAAAACTGCTATCTCTTAAGGTTTGAGCTACTTTTAAAGGAGTAGCGCCGGTTACCAGATCATAAGCTTTGGGCGATAAACTATTCAGGTTTACGGCTATCACATTAGGATCGGTTATTCCGCTTAAAACTCCACCTTTGGGTTTTGCCCATCCGGCTGTCATCAGGGTAGGCCAGGAAGCCATTAAAAAAGCCCTTCCCAAAAGAGCAGGATTAACAGGATTATTACCTAAACCGCCAAATACCTGTTTGCCAATTGCAATTGCAAAAGCAGCACCCAAAACAGGAATCCACCAGGGTGCTCCAGCATTTATATTATAGGCAAGCAACATACCGGTTAAAAAAGCACTGCCATCGGAAACGGTAATCGGAACTTTTCGTAATTTTTGAATCAGTGCTTCCGTAACCATTGCTGAAACAGCACCTAAAAGAGTAAGCAGCAGGGATTTTATACCCCAGTAGTAAACAGCGAATATTAGAGCCGGAATTAACGCCAGCACCACATTCCACATCACATTTTTGGTTGTGGTCTGATCATGAAAATGAGGAGCTGGAGAAACAATATATTTATCTTGCATTTTCTTCACCTACTTTTTGGCTTCAGCATAACGAATTTTGCCGTTATCAATATATTGCACCAAACGAATTTGCGCAGGACACACATAAGCACAGGCACCACATTTCATACAATCATTCAGTCCGGAACTCACTGCCAGTTTCTGATTATCATATTTTACGGCAGAAACAATCATACAGGGAACCAAATTCAGCGGGCAAACATCTACGCAGCGAGCACAACGCAAACAATTTCCTTCTTCATTTAACCGGGCTGATTCTTTATTCAGTAAAACCAATCCCCCACTTCCTTTTCCCATTGTTGCCTCTAAAGAAGGAAGCGCAAAACCCATCATCGGTCCGCCGCAAATAACCTTGCCGATTTCTTCTTTTGTTCCACCGCAAAAATCCACCAGTTCAGAAAACGGAGTTCCAATGCGGGCTAAAAGATTTTGGGGCTTAACTACAGGAGAACCGGTTACCGTTATAATCCTTTGAATTAGCGGTTTTTTGTAACGAATTGCTTCATAAACGGCAAAAGCAGTTCCTACATTTTGTACCACTACCCCAATTTCCAGGGGAAGACCTCCAGCAGGAACTTTTCTTTTGGTAGCCGCATAAATAAGCTGTTTTTCCGCACCTTGAGGATAACGCAGTTTTAGAGTAACTACTTCAATATTGGGTTCATTTTTTGTCAGCTCTTGCATTTTTTCTATGGCATCGGGCTTATTGGCTTCAATTCCAATCATTCCCTTTTTGGCTGATAAAATCTTCATAATCAGTTTTAAACCCTGCAGAATTTCTTCACCTTTTTCCAGCATCAAACGATGGTCACTGGTTAAATAAGGTTCGCATTCTACTCCGTTTAAAATAACCGTATCTATAGCTTTATCGGCAGGAGGAGAAAGTTTTACAAAAGTAGGAAAACCGGCACCGCCCATTCCACAGATTCCGGCATCACCAATTCTTTTTTTCATTTCCTCAATCGGTAAATCCATAAATTTTTGTTCATCTACAAGCTCTATCCATTTGTCAGCACCATCTCCGGTAATTTGAATTGCCAGGGAACTGGAACCCGTAGCATTGGGAAAACGGTCTATGGCAGTAACTTTTCCGGAAATTGAGGAATGTTGACTAAGCGAGACGAAACCTGTTGCTTCCGCAATTTTTTGTCCCGTTAAAACCTCATCGCCCACAGCAACAATTGGCTTTGAGGGAGAACCAATATGCTGGGATAGATGGATAGATACTTTTTGGGGTATTGGAGCTTCAGTTATAGGCACAGAGGCACTATACTTCTTTTCATCCGGAGGATGAACACCTCCAGGAAATGTTTTTAAGCGCATTAACACTCCCTTTGGCTTGAGTTCCTCAAGTCGTGATTATCAAATTTTGGGAGCATATTTATAGTTGCTCATTTATAGGCAAGTAAAATTTTTTAAGGGAGTGAAATATCACTTGATAGCAAGATAGAAAGATGGCAAGAAAGCAGAATATAGAGATAGCAAGATAGCAAAATAGAGAGATGGCAAAATAGAGAGATAGCAAGAAAGCAAAATAGAGAGATGGCAAGAGAGCAAGATAGAAAGTTGGCAAGAAAGCAAAATAGAGAGATAGCAAGATAGCAGGATGTTTGCACTTACATATATTCCATATTGAAAAGACATAAAAGGAAAATAAGGTTTAGAAGGTTGAGAAGGTTGAGAGGGTTGAGAGGGTTGAGAAGGTTGAGAAGGTTGAGAAGGTTTAGAGGGTTGAGAGGGTTGAAACGGTTTAGAAGATTGAGAAGGTTGAGAAGGTTGAGAAGGTTTAGAGGGTTGAGATACCTTAAAGCTCCTTAGGGCGACATCGGAAGGTTGACGTCCTCGTCAACCACCCCTTACGCTTTTTCCCCCTTACCGAAAGGTAATTGGTAACGAAAAAAACCTGGTTTCTTATGAACGACGAGGACGTCGTTCTTCCTGAAAAAAAAGCCCTTTAGGACGACACAATTATAGCGATGGCGGCGTATTCCAGGTTCTTTTCCTGGATTGGTATTTTAGGAGCACATGGTAGCTCCTTTTTTTGGTACCGGCGGACGCCGTTCCGCCGAAAGCCGTTAATCAGTATTTGGCTAAAAACGGCGTGTACAAGTAGCT encodes:
- a CDS encoding ABC transporter ATP-binding protein; this translates as MHGGGGSGTAGRGTYYEDELKTKIYDKRLFGNMIRYLKPYLKWVIISFLFLMLISGAEVIIPLIQRSAIDDYIVSDKSIAVFSGDKEYREFINRYQKLGFKEYQYGNKSFIVINSKDRNKINGTDLMALKAKGILKNETVFLGGANEKNVQILKKYLPENLNPDSANLSGWFRIDSETIALPKIELNKLPKIERLNIRNEAVHKLLILALIFLAIIAMRFVASYFQIVSTSYFSQKAMADLRHDVFAHLQKMPTKFFDTNPVGRLVTRVTNDISAIDEMLASGVITLIQDVILIITIVVLMLALNWRLALVSFSILPLVIWVIVIFRKKTRVIYREVRKHLAVLNATLAEHIEGQKIIRLFNQYFHKRQEFASINQKYYLASIRQIRLFAFFRPIIHVSSQIAVALIIWYGGGQILQNVITIGLLMAFTQYINKLFEPINDFSEKFNILQGAMASAERIFNLMALTPDDYREEKHKNIKLQGEIEFQNVWLAYNEEDWILKDISFKVAPGEKIALVGHTGSGKTSIVNLILGMYPYQKGRILLDGKDIHSYSIADLRRNVGIVQQDVFLFSGNIKDNIALNKKDLTDEEIIRMAKYVNADKFIQKLPQGYNEQVMERGATLSTGQRQLIAFARVLAYNPSIFILDEATSNIDTETELLIQDALNKVIENRTSIIIAHRLSTIQNVDRILVLHKGEIVEEGSHFELLDKHGLYYDLYRLQYT
- a CDS encoding ABC transporter ATP-binding protein; translation: MRTFDAVLPYLKKSYTRILGGMIMLILVDLVQLAVPKVMQYAIDHIQERTIDQRGLLWIALIIFAFAIAVMVLRFFWRILIIGNSYSIEKSLRQDFYDHLLRLSQNFFNKSKTGDLMAYATNDLNAVRMLFGMGLISAMDIVLMTIASFAFMVSINPKLTLLAVLPMPIISLTVMYFGKKVHIRFKAVQESFATLSGRVQETISGIRIVKAFCQEKTELDKIDEVSQNFVHQNMSLAKIAGVFHPFMGFIVSISMIITIYFGGKSAIRGDISVGGFIAFFQYLGMLVWPMIAIGQIVNMYQRGTASLKRLNDIFEVKPEIDDKLADEKIMLLEGKILFQNLSFRYAEHLPLVFNNITAGIEAGKTLAIVGPTGCGKTTLIELLVRIYNPPRNSIYIDDYELYTIPLNVLRRDIVLVPQDIFLFSESIADNIRLGKPDASDEEVFEAAKTAQVYDEIMEFEHKFETIVGERGVTLSGGQKQRVAIARALLTNPQILILDDALSAVDTKTERKILERLIEIRKGKTTLIIAHRISSLQHSDLIIVINEGIIYEQGTHQTLLAKGGLYKDLYEKQRIRARLEGEEE
- a CDS encoding RnfABCDGE type electron transport complex subunit B, yielding MLNLIVVPLAAAGTSAIVLPVVIMGSLGLIFGLILAFASKVFPVTVDERIEQITEVLPGANCGACGQPGCSGYATAIVNEGKELNLCAPGGAEVVEKIANIMGKKATAQERKIAFIHCSSGGKNNTKWKYAYQGIESCLSAVNIADGPNLCSWGCVGFNDCVAACKFDALSVDENGLRIIDREKCTGCGACVTACPRKLIMLIPESKNVFIACSSKDKNPLPKQNCGADKPCIGCGLCAKKCPAQAITVENNIARIDYSKCTDCGTCATVCPTKAIIDLKAAMR
- a CDS encoding RnfABCDGE type electron transport complex subunit A, translating into MGFLGQLFTMAISAILIQNFVLSRFLGLCPYLGVSKKMDSAFGMGMAVIFVMTLASAFCYLIYQYLLVPYKLEYLQTLAFILTIAALVQFVEMFIKKNSPALYKSLGVYLPLITTNCAVLGVAILNITPLADGTRYNFIWAVLNGFLSGVGFTFVLLAMAGIRERLEMIEMPKSMRGMPSGLILAGTMALAFYGFMGMKF
- a CDS encoding electron transport complex subunit E, whose protein sequence is MSFMKELTKGIIKENPTFVIVLGMCPTLATSTSVNNAIGMGLAATFVLICSNIFISLIKNITPDKIRIPVYVIVIAAFVSIVDMSMAAYLPALHKSLGLFIPLIVVNCIIMGRAEAYANKNNVINSIADGIGMGLGFTLSLSVVATIREILGNGTWLNIRVMPQTYDPMLITLLAPGAFITLGLLMALMNMLKEKK
- a CDS encoding RnfABCDGE type electron transport complex subunit G, whose translation is MKIYLQLGLILLAFCVVATALLAYVNTLTSPQIQKIKTLEAEATRRELIPDSDFEEVNGEITYYIAKDNKTGEVKGYVFTAQKNGYNGTVKTMAALNKDFQIIAIKVIEQTETPGLGTNSTQPKFTDQFKGKTSEQLIVDKDGGVPPNCIKAITGATITTRAVTNSLKVSIETLKKQVLARTALTEKTQAEEEVNK
- a CDS encoding RnfABCDGE type electron transport complex subunit D; this translates as MQDKYIVSPAPHFHDQTTTKNVMWNVVLALIPALIFAVYYWGIKSLLLTLLGAVSAMVTEALIQKLRKVPITVSDGSAFLTGMLLAYNINAGAPWWIPVLGAAFAIAIGKQVFGGLGNNPVNPALLGRAFLMASWPTLMTAGWAKPKGGVLSGITDPNVIAVNLNSLSPKAYDLVTGATPLKVAQTLRDSSFVSSLSANTGQGVDLANRIFTNLTDLSTLKNLFWGNIGGCIGEVSVFALLLGAAYLLYKNIIEWRIPLFYIGTVFVLSFFLAPLKGSGFSPMLPFFHIFSGGLMLGAFFMATDYTTTPITKSGRIIFAIGCGILTVVIRLYGGYPEGVSYGILFMNVLTPLIDKFTMPKAFGRVKK
- the rsxC gene encoding electron transport complex subunit RsxC gives rise to the protein MRLKTFPGGVHPPDEKKYSASVPITEAPIPQKVSIHLSQHIGSPSKPIVAVGDEVLTGQKIAEATGFVSLSQHSSISGKVTAIDRFPNATGSSSLAIQITGDGADKWIELVDEQKFMDLPIEEMKKRIGDAGICGMGGAGFPTFVKLSPPADKAIDTVILNGVECEPYLTSDHRLMLEKGEEILQGLKLIMKILSAKKGMIGIEANKPDAIEKMQELTKNEPNIEVVTLKLRYPQGAEKQLIYAATKRKVPAGGLPLEIGVVVQNVGTAFAVYEAIRYKKPLIQRIITVTGSPVVKPQNLLARIGTPFSELVDFCGGTKEEIGKVICGGPMMGFALPSLEATMGKGSGGLVLLNKESARLNEEGNCLRCARCVDVCPLNLVPCMIVSAVKYDNQKLAVSSGLNDCMKCGACAYVCPAQIRLVQYIDNGKIRYAEAKK